Sequence from the Aspergillus nidulans FGSC A4 chromosome III genome:
CTACCCGCTGACACTATCGAAACTCCACCTCTACACGCGTCGGGCTGTGCGCCCAGAGTCTCTCATCACTAAGCACTTCAGTGATAAGCACTGTGCCTCTGGATAATATGGACGGAATTGGGGAGGGTCACGGTCCGAACGGCATGGGATACGATATGCCCATGCTTATGAATCAACATACTCCCATCTTTGGCGCATACGGCCCCGAGGGCTCGCCGGTCACCACTGCGCTTCCGAATCCCTCGCTCCACGATGAAGCTTCAATGAGCATAGGAgatgataataatgatgCCAAGCGAAGACGGATTGCGAGGGTGAGTGTTCCAAGTCGTGCTGCCTATGCGACGTGCTCGATTTTCTGATGACTGTTCGTTCCTGTAGGCTTGTGATATGTgccggaagaagaaaatcaaaTGCGATGGAAAAATGCCTAAATGCTCCCACTGTATCAATTACAAAACAGACTGTGTCTTTACTCAGGTTGAGAAAAAGCGCAACCCGCCTAAGGGGTACGTTCTCTTGGTTTTGTCCCAAAGTGTTCAACCGCTAATTGCATTCGTGTCGTAGCGCCAAATATATTGAAGGCCTCGAGAACCGTTTAGGTCGCATGGAGTCTCTGCTTCGTCTTTCCGGTCTACtctctgaagatgatggaaaGACGGACCTTGGGACATTGGAAAAACGACTTGCTGACAGATCTCTTTCAGCCGGTGGCTATAATGCTACCAATAGCCCAACTAGATTCAGTCTGCCACTTAATGGACAACCGTCTCAGCCGGCTAGCACATCACGGCATTCGACACCCAGAGTGGACTCCCATTCTAGCCCCCGAACGGCGGCTACCTCACCAGAGTCGCAGAAAGAGTCGGAGAATGAAGTAGAAGGGTTGTCGGATATGATGTGTTCTTTGGTCACAAATAATTGCGGTGAGACGCGGTATATTGGTAAGTGCTGATCTGCTGGAGCATGTCAAGTATTCGGGCTGATGAGTTTCAAGGGTCATCATCGGGGTTTTCAATCTTCTCACCCAAGGGTATCCAGTGGGTGAACGAAAAAACGGGGGACACTTCATTTCAAGACATGATTTCATCAGCATACATCGACGATAATAAATGGATGTACTGGAAACCGGAAATTTTCAGTGACGTCTTTGCTCGTCGCGTCTTCAAACCCTTGCCTCCAAAAGAGGAGGCTTTGTCTCTATTTCGAGACTTCTTCGATAACTTTAATTGCATGTTTCCCCTTTTCCACGAACCGACATTCATGCACCTGGTTGAGAAACAATATTCTCGAGACCCTTACGAAGGCTCCGGCTGGTGGGCCAGCATCAATGTGGTGCTTGCCATATCGCATCGTCTACGTGTAATGAGCAACCTCGTccctcaagaagaagacaaaaaagCTTGGCTTTATCTAAAAAATGCCATGGGCGTGCTAACAGAGCTTACGATGCGAAATACTGATCTTTTGAGCGTCCAAGCGCTTCTAGGCATGGTAGGTCTCACATTCTTATATCGGTTTGCGATGCAGATCTAATTCTCCTTTGCAGTCACTATTCCTTCAAGGGACGCCAAATCCACAACCCTCGTTCTTCTTAGTCGCTGCTGCTATTAGATTATCTCACAGTATTGGGCTCCATAAGCGTGGGTCTGGTTTCGGCCTGAATCCTGTAGAAGCAGAGCAACGCAAGAGAGTCTTCTGGATTGCGTATATGCTGGACAAAGAGTATGCTCTCTTACTCCCAAAAGAGATTCATGCCTAACTTTTAGTATAGCATTTGTCTCCGATCCGGCAGACCGCCTGTCcaggacgacgacgacatgAACGTCGAGCTGCCGAGTGAAGATCCTCCAGATAATATCGGTAACGTCCCATTGTTCGACGGGAAAGGGAAGTTCAACATGTTTCGCACCTTGTGCAAGTTCTCTATTATTGAGAGCAAGGTGTACAAGCGCCTCTACTCGGCCACAGCTTCCAAACAATCTGATGGCGCCCTCTTGAATACCATCGGCGAGCTCGACAGGGAGCTCGAGGAGTGGAAAGATAGCATTCCTATCGATTTTAGGCCTGAACATGAAATAAAAGCAACACATGGGCCTCTCATATTGCACATCGTCGTGTTGCATTTCGCTTATTACAACTGTTTGACAACAATACACCGGATGTCAGTTCACCATGGGTATTGGACAAGCCGCCTTTCCAACTATGCTATTCAAGGTCTGAATGCGCGACCATTAAATCCGCGAGTGTTCCTATCGGCCGTTTTATGCGTGACTGCTGCCAGAGCGTCCATCAACCTGATCAAATATATCCCCCAAGGTGATTTCGCCTGTGTCTGGTAAGTTTCGGTAGCGTAAGAGCTTGTTGCGAAATTGTGGTATAACTGGTAACTAGGTTGATACTTTACTACCCGGTCTCGGCATTGGTGACACTGTTCGCGAACATCCTCCAAAATCCAACAGATGCGCGGGCTCGCTCAGATGTCAAACTTATGAACGTGGTTGTCAATTTTCTCTCTACACTTGTATCTGATGAGTCGAATGGGAGCATCAAGCGCATGCTTGGTGTATGCGGCGAATTCGAGAGAATTGCGCAGGTCGTTCTCGACAAAGCCGAGCGGGAGTCTCaatcaaagaagaaacgGAAAGCTGGACCGGAAGAGCCTAGGGATTCACCACAAGCAGCAAGCACAACTTCAACGAAGAAAAATACAGCCAATACATCGGCTACTATGCCTTTTTCGCCCCCGCCGCAATACGGTGCAGATTCGCAGGATAGTAGCTCTAATGCTGCGAATGGGGCAACGGCTTTCACATCGAGTCAGACAATGCCTGGAACAAGTAGCATCTCTGACATGTCGGGAACTATACCTGCCATGCCCAGGGCTAGCCAAGATTTCACCGAAATGCTTGGTCCCAACGCCCTGGATGGATTGAATTTCAATAGCCAGCCTCCTCTAACGTCTACTGGTGATGTTCCCATTGCGCAGCCATTCCAACAGCCGTTTGTCCCACAAGATCTTTGGCAGATGCCTATGACAATCGAATGGGATTGGGCAGATATGTCTACGAACTTTCCCGTCTTCGATTCAGGTCCGAGTCATTAGTATTTACGATGAAACGAACAATTCCGATTTTGCTGATTGTCCTCCCCCCTCATCCCAAAACGGCAACCTTATTGATGCTCTATTGCGATTGTACGAAGATAGGTGCCAACGGGGTATGAGCTCTGCAACTCTCCACTTATATAATCTTCTGTTATTGATATTTTGCTATTGGCGAGGAGTCTGGAAAGGCGTTTTGTGAGGTTGGAGCATGCATAAGTGTACCTGTACGAAGGATTTGGTTTCTCTGGACACTCCACGCTCTGCTGTCGGGGAAGAGTAGGACATCGAGTTTAGATGGATACCGCAGGAATATTCTCCTCTATTACTGCATCATTCATTATCGACCTCACTGGTAGACCCGATAAATCGAagtgttgaggaggaaggccGTAGCCCTAGAACATGTGTTAATTCAATTAAGACACCTAGATTACGTTGTAAGGTCCAAATGACGCTTTCCCAAGATTTTAAGGAACTTAGTGGCGTTCGATGACTCCGTACCCTGAATCAAAGACGAACCAGGGATGACGGCATCGTAACTAGTTAAAATTGTTTAACTATCTTATGTCACGGCAGACTGGATGACTCAGCCGGAACGGCGAAAAAACCAGGTCCGATCCAACCTCCCGAAGGCGGGCGACGACAGACAAGTTCACCAACTGACCTTAACAATTCCAACTGAGTGACACGTATTCACGCCCGATCCGCCTCGTGagggcttccatggcttgCTGTGCTAGATTATAAACTCTATATACCCCTTTCCGCTTCCTCCGCCCCGCACCTTACAGCCTCTGGGCTCACCTTCCTCGACCATGGCCAGCTTACTCCGACGGCCAGGCAATCTTGCTCAATACTCGAGGAGAGCCGCAGAGCACATCTTTCGCGCCAGACCACTTCAAACGCGCATTTCACAATCAAGACTATCGTCTTTATACACAGCACATCGTGTAAGGACATTCACTTCGCAACGTGACGTTGACCCGAAACCTGAGAGGAGAGTACCACCTACTGAAAACGATGGCAAACAAGACGACGGCGGCAACTCGCAGCCTCCTCAAAAGCCTGAGGGGCCCAAGGATTCAGAGGAACCCAATAAGCCagaggaggacaagaagccTGAGCAGCCTCCCTCGAAGTTAAccgcggaggaggaggagcaggtcAAGCAGTTCTTCGAACACATGACACAATTTTTTCCGGCCTCGCAAATCAACGACCTGCGAATATTCGTGAGAATATTACAAAAGAATGGCATGACTCCGGAGACACGGCAGTTTATCGAAAAGTATATCGTCACGGGGAAGGAGCCGTCGATGATGGAGTACATGCGGATTTCTACGCATGTACAATATACGGTAAGGAAGAATGCCAGCCAAGAAAATGAGCAGAAGGATGGCcagaaggaagaacagaagcagaGTGGGCAGAATGGGCAGAAGCAACAGGGCAAGAGCCAGTCGGATTCTCCAGATTTCAAAACCCTGGATTTCAAATTCGATCCTGCATCGAGCCTGATCAGTACTGTCATCGCCTATTACATCTACCGCAGCATCTTCCCTGGCGACAATAGCAAGGACATCACATGGGAGGAGTTTAGGAGCAAATTTTTGGATAAGGGACTTGTGGAGAGATTGACCGTTACCAACAGAACTAGGGTTCGTGTCGAACTGAACCGTGATGCGGTGGCTCGAACGTACCCTGATTCACCTGCAGCTTCACCAAACTTCTACTACTATTTCACTGTCGGATCCGTTGAGAGTTTCGAGCGAAAACTCGACCAAGCCCAATTTGAGCTCGGCATTCCAACTTCCGAGCGTATCCCCGTT
This genomic interval carries:
- the atrR gene encoding transcription factor atrR (transcript_id=CADANIAT00005880) — protein: MDGIGEGHGPNGMGYDMPMLMNQHTPIFGAYGPEGSPVTTALPNPSLHDEASMSIGDDNNDAKRRRIARACDMCRKKKIKCDGKMPKCSHCINYKTDCVFTQVEKKRNPPKGAKYIEGLENRLGRMESLLRLSGLLSEDDGKTDLGTLEKRLADRSLSAGGYNATNSPTRFSLPLNGQPSQPASTSRHSTPRVDSHSSPRTAATSPESQKESENEVEGLSDMMCSLVTNNCGETRYIAYIDDNKWMYWKPEIFSDVFARRVFKPLPPKEEALSLFRDFFDNFNCMFPLFHEPTFMHLVEKQYSRDPYEGSGWWASINVVLAISHRLRVMSNLVPQEEDKKAWLYLKNAMGVLTELTMRNTDLLSVQALLGMSLFLQGTPNPQPSFFLVAAAIRLSHSIGLHKRGSGFGLNPVEAEQRKRVFWIAYMLDKDICLRSGRPPVQDDDDMNVELPSEDPPDNIGNVPLFDGKGKFNMFRTLCKFSIIESKVYKRLYSATASKQSDGALLNTIGELDRELEEWKDSIPIDFRPEHEIKATHGPLILHIVVLHFAYYNCLTTIHRMSVHHGYWTSRLSNYAIQGLNARPLNPRVFLSAVLCVTAARASINLIKYIPQGDFACVWLILYYPVSALVTLFANILQNPTDARARSDVKLMNVVVNFLSTLVSDESNGSIKRMLGVCGEFERIAQVVLDKAERESQSKKKRKAGPEEPRDSPQAASTTSTKKNTANTSATMPFSPPPQYGADSQDSSSNAANGATAFTSSQTMPGTSSISDMSGTIPAMPRASQDFTEMLGPNALDGLNFNSQPPLTSTGDVPIAQPFQQPFVPQDLWQMPMTIEWDWADMSTNFPVFDSGPSH